Genomic window (Nymphaea colorata isolate Beijing-Zhang1983 chromosome 1, ASM883128v2, whole genome shotgun sequence):
GGTAATTAATAACCAAAGATTATACATTTTTAACTGAAGTTCGCTCGAGGACGAGGATAACCAAGCTAATGAGCAGTGGcgaaaccaaaattttttgcattaataATTCAGATTGTAAGGTTTAAGTGGcactcatatataaataaataaaaactatagAAATATCAACAAAACAGCttataaagtataaacaagATAGCTTAATCACTATAGGCAGTGGTGGAGCTATGCATATTTGGCCGAGGGGCACTCAAAAATTATATCTTAGAGGCCATTTTATGTGcaagtatataaaaaattgaaggttAACCAATATCTAAATAaggatttttttattgaattgtgtgggcaattgcccacacatgcccatATGTACCTCTGCCTCTGAATATAGTCGTTAACCCATGAAATCCATAAGCTTGATTTAAAACCTGCCGTATTCGGACGGAAACGGAGGAAGGACACTTCTGGCCGTCCCTTTTTGTGGTTCCCAACTCCCAAGCAGAAGGGGACAGGGTTCATGAGTTCCGCCAAATCAGTCGGTCGAAAACCGTTCCGAACGGTTTCACGGTGCATGGGGACGGGGAGAAGGCCCTGCTACTGCTAGGGTGGGAAAACAGGGGGCCGCTTCACGGTGAGCGCCGCTCCGAGTCTTCCTGCGGCAAGTTTCCCCAGTTTCCATTTCTCTCAttccctctccttcttcacGAAGCTGAAACGGAACTTATGATGTGCCTCTTTCCCTTTCGAGCAGGTTTACTCTTCATGGCGTTGGTGGTGTAGAAGGAGTGGACTGCGAAGAGCGAAGCTGCCACCTCCGGCCAATCTGTCCAGCACACCAGCACTTTCTTCAGCTTCTGGGAACATAGTGGCGTCGGACCCGCTGCCGTCGCTTTTCGGTtccaggttctctctctctctctctctatcgcaCATACACATGTACACACTCTCACTAGAAGCAAATCCTATGCTCCACTCTACTTCATTGTTACCTCTTGTTTTCTCGGACCAGCTTGAGTTTCAATGGTTAGATCAAAAGTTGAGGTTTTTCTGGAAGGTGATAACATCACGACATGATCGACGGTGGTGGGCTTATTCAACCAACGCCATGCACTTTCATGCAGAAACAAATGCCAAAGCTATTTGATTATATATGTTactattttttaatatgttttgaAGACCTAGGACATTGGCATAATGTTTTGGATACATTCATTGTGAAGTGGGATAACATGCGAGCTTTCTGAGGTCCTATTTAGTCTTTGGAAGCTTATCGGAGATTGCGTGTGAAACTTCTTTCTGTTTATATTGGGAATTGGGATTGGAGATTTTTTGTTAGATGTGTTGGGATTACGGAAACGGGAAGGTAAATGCTTCTATTGGTCGACCACTTAAAACCTGAAAGTTGTATGCTTGGGGTACCTGTGGTGTTATTTGTTTGTTAGGTTGGGTTCTTAAATTGTCCACAAGTTCCTGCTAAAGTTCCTGGAGTCTGCAGTTCTTTAAGCAGAACATCTTCGCTGTTTGGTGGTTTTTGGTGTGCGTTTGTATGTATTATGATGTAAATCTGAAGAATGTGTACGTGTTTGGCATGGGTTATcattgatgcacaggaaaaatacTGTACAGGAAATTCTGTTGTCTCTcctgatttctcttttttctctctcattgcCTTTGATTTGGTGGTTTTGTTTGCAGTGGAAAAGGCAATTGTTCCTGCTTTCGTCGCCCGTCTCCCGGTGACAAAGGGGCTTTTTGTTGCTGCGCAGAGTTTTCATCAAAGGCGTGCAAGAAATCTTCAGGTATTTTTGTGAGTCTATCTTCATATTGCAATACACGAACCGCCGGAAGCAAATAAGAAAACACCCAAATTAAATTAATGGCGACCATTATATACATGCATGATTACGATTGGATTTTTGAGAAATGGAAAACAGACCGAACACAATCTTAACGTGGCTTGGCAGATTtttgcctacatccacgaaccGTTTATGGGCTTCATTGATGGCTGCCGTTCTCGCATGGTTTTTTACTTTACAATCATGTTTTTAGTACCCACGGCATTCTTTTTACTTTCAGGGGCAATACCCCATACAATCACATAAATAGATAAAATTAACATTGGGACTTCCTTATAAAGGGGACTTGCAGCAATTTCATCGTtatgaaatgagaaaattttttatttttaaattggaAGGCTGGGTTAGATGGATACAAACCAAATTATGATAAGAACAAGCTTCTATGGAGCTGAATCAATTCAGTTGCAAACTCCGACCACTTGAACATGATAAGAATATGGGCGCATATACATTTGAATAGCTGAAAGAAGccttgaaattttcatttttctccataAAAAAGGACACATCGGTAGCCATTTCAGACATCTGAACAGGTGGACCTTTTTCTGACATGGAATTAAGGGCTGGCAATCTGATTTGCAAAACAATATTTTCTCCCTTAGCAATTGAATGCTTTTCCCAAATAATTATTGGTTGATATTTAGTGGGAACCATTTAGTCCTCTACAAATCTCACATCTTATGTAGTTTTTTGGCTCGTGTTCCATGTTTGGTTATTTGAAGTCATGTGACTGTTTACTTGGCTGAATAGAGGTTTTGAGGCTTGTAGAAAGCAATGGACAGCCATATGTTTTTCTAGATTTGACTGAAAAGAGTTATGACGGGTGTGTTAAATGCATCTTAGATCTTACTGAGATACTTCATATGTTTCCTGTTTGCCAATGGGATTCTTTACTGGAGATCAGCTACGGTTCTTGCTTATAAGTGCTATCATTTTACTATTTCTTCAACTTTGATTGTTACGGCTTCAGCAGACAACAATACTTAATGATGATCAGTTAAGACTTAAGAGAACTAGGAAATGTAGTAGTGCTTtaatcttcttccttcctcacCTTTCCCTGAATTATCTGGTTGTACAATTACTTCTTCAGTTGTTCCAAactgaaaatttattattaCACGGCAGGTTAAGCAGACACTTGTGCTTACATTTGTCTGCTGGCGTCATGATTCATCTGTAAAGTTTGGTTCAATGTGTTGACTGGCATCCGTTCTTGCATAACATGGACCGGTCACTGCATTTTTTATGACATTGAGAGGAGCTGCTATACTAACCAAGACACTGTAGTTTTCAAGTTCTTTTGCTTAAATGGTATGAGCTATAGGTTACTAAAATGAGAAGAACTTTTCACATGAGGATTACTAAGATTTTGCTTTTCACTtgctgtcattttttttttgtcttttatggAAGTCTTATAACGAGATAGCCATCAATTATTCCTGTGGCACTGACACAAGACACTTTGCTGTCTTCAAAGAAAatattgttgaatttttttagGCTCCCTCTTGCTAATTTGACTGCTCCCTACTATGCATTTATCTGCATACTTTATCCTTCTGCGCTCCGTACAATCTTTTCGTACTTTTGCTTATCAAACCCTGAAATTGACGGAGCAACTCAAGTAAAACAAAGCTTGGGGATTCCAGCAACCTCTTTTGACTATTTGTCAAGGACAGATGGCTGGAGCTTCATTTGCTTGTATGGGGTCCCACATGATGACACGttcctttcttccttctgcATGGCCCAACCCCCACatctatggaaaaaaaaatttatgtgtcAATCAAAAGTGGACAAAAAATTTATGGATACAAAGGAGCCGAATAGCTTACCAACAATCGACCTGCTTATAGTTGAACACAATGAGCTTGAGCATTGTCCTAATTTCTGTCTGATTGGACTGGATTTTGTGATACTCGAACTTTAGGGTTGCAaattgtcacaccccgacccTTTGAcacacaaacattttttttttttctaaacatcaaacatcgaggtgcgactacccaacagttcaaaagagtgagccaaacaattcaaaacaatggggcgaactttcatttatataacaactttgtttcatacaaaatcacatttatgtgtatgacaaaatgCCCCCAAACTGTatgattgatgtctaacaaaaacaatacATCAATACAGATAAAccaagacgcgccggcactacataagaaaacaaagcccaaaacctccccagtaggacgtgagtgaagccatctgatcaacctgccgccccgggtctgccaaaacctgaaaaagaaacaactgaaggcttagccttcgcagtatggcaacaagccagaaaaatacCAAATCCTCTTAGATAGGGCtcaaataagagaacaaatatcaaaaccatttatcatcatgtcgtgtcagagcacGACACGTAagggccactcaatggccacaacaacacaatttcaatcatatgcacatcaatcacatacattcaatcatatacattacattttcattagctttagtgaattcacagttcctgtgggtgcaacacaggcacgtgcacacaaTGGGCGGCCTACAACCGAGAGACAACcctcgtggtggcccataacaatatggatctatttcatccgttgcagcggtagagcactcatccatggatgtgtgaatttcaaggagagatactcagccttccctaggacacccaggttgggaaggcgggagcccaacgctccaagcacaacacacaacaataccctggggccttgcaccgcctgcgctccgaacaggtgagaccagtggcgaaaaaGGGACGTCTCccaacacatagccacatctcactgcctctcatctcttaattattcattattatcattcgATTAACACATTTACAAattgactggctagctcatgaggttggtacactttacgagtgcacccacacctccaattgcctccacacgaggtctgcacataacactaacagtcatagctagccgtcatacaatatgggtacaactaccctcccattcaatcatttgcatcattgcctgtagcaatgtgtatgcaacagaacaaaacattcacatcattcatcatatcaatcacatcttcaaaaacttagccaaaccatagagagtagtctcgatctgtgattggctcgtagctgtcttatgcagttatcattctaggatgctttctaatgcacaattggggtcgaagagacactcgactcgataccccacctcatctgtcctaaacagatatcaattatagcatgcacatgcaaagacataacattttcaaaacaatcactaatagcctttcaaaacccttcatatcatatatcaattcatgtacatgcatacacacatttaatctcaaaacaatcaatcaattcacatcacaaatcctagaaTCCCATgaccctaggaacacacattcacacatttgcctaggcagggatttgcttggaatgtcgccatacttgtggcgcgctcacaaactcttcaaaatgcctcgagcttcaaatctgacagctcaaggtcgacgggacgtgcccggtgtacctgcaaacataaacaaaagatcaAATTTCTACTAGTTAACTACgcaatccaaacaaatacaaaacagaatcattgaggcacatgtcatcgcctcaagaaagtgtcgacgggtagtgtcgacctacaagccctccaataggccacttCGCAACTTCTTACCGTTGCCACCCAATGCCAAAACCCAATGCTTCGCtcaatccatccttaacacatttctcattaactttcctttagttgaggcgtcttcccaacaTGCACACCCCCTTCCTACCTACACATACCACCCGCGTCGACCAAGGTGCTCCAAGCGTTCCCAAAGACGGTCCTAcgcttctccacaacatcaTTAACTCTACCATACTTCCCTATTGCATCGAAAATCAACCTATcatgcttaaaaaaaatcatgataaacaCAAATCATCGCTTCTCCCACATAATCCtacactttccccaaaaagcaagGTCGCTTGCATGCATCCCAAACcatcaattctaccttctagcatgctcaaacaataattatacatgctccaaagaaaaatatataataaaatggGTTCAATTACGCCTTGCTTTACCCAAATCAAGAGTCTAGGCTGCTGCAATCCTttcggcagccacctcacaagTCCAAATGGTCCCCAAGcagctaaaatccttcaatgtcGCCACACCAAGGCCTTCTAATCACTGTTATGCGGGGAAGAACACGTCCCCTAAACTGGAATCCAatcaaacagtgataaaatcagTAAAGAagagtgctcggttggggaaaaatggaaaaacaaatagaaaatggggagaAGAGCTCAAGTAGGGAAAAGGCACTGACCAAAGAGATagacagaagagagagtgagggaagGAGGGTTCGGACAGAAAGGGGAAAGACGGCAAAGGGGAGGGAAATCGAGTGGGGCAAAAGAGGGAGATGGTGAAGAGGAGACGGACGGGACGAGGAGGGAGCtctagcagagagggagagggagaaatcaTGCGGCAGGGGGTGCTGACGAAGGAGGGAGAGGCTgcgtgggagggaggagaaaAAGCAGACAGAGAAGGCGAGAGAGGAAGCTTACCCACGCTGCCGCCGTCACCACTACCGCCGCTGTcatcgccgccgccgccgctgccgcgcCGACCTccgtctccttcttcttctctgcactgagctccggtcgtgggtaagggaGAGACgcagaggggaaacgagggggAAGGGGAGACGGGCTGCAGCGTCGGGCTCCTTACGCGCATGGAgctcgggtctgggtctggaccctgacccgacccgttcTGCCAAAAAAACCAAGCGTTACACAAATGGCTTGGATCCAATTTTAGAGTTTCATACCCAGCTTCAGAGTGACATTGTCGGTTGTCAAGTAATGGCAAGATAAAGTATTCACTTATATTTTCACTTATATTTCGACCATCTAGCCTGCATTATGTTAATGCAATATATGACTGGCAGTTTATCAGTTTTTATGATTACTATTCATCTAAAGCATCTTTATGATGACTGATAATGATCAGTCAGGTTTTGCAGTTCCGTTCAATGTTCAAGGAGGCTGCCATAAACTGGTCAGGTTGCTTTCTGCAGCTGGATCCTTCATAAACTGTGGAACTGTTGTTTTTGGTATTTGTTATTTTGGTCATATTTGAGGATCAACATGCACGTAAGTTACAACTGATGTTCGGTCAAGCCTCATATGACATAGTCAaagagattttcttttctcaatttgCTAAGAAAGAATCTTGCTTGATCTGCTCTTTAGTTAGAATGAAATGAACAACACTATATTTTTGTTTAAGAAATTTTATCAACATGTGAAGTTCTTCATTTGTTGGTGAAAAGAGATTGTCCACCCCAAAACCCAAActggatgaaaattttgaggatAAAAATGAGTATGAACCCTAACAGGGAAAAATTCCTCCCTCTGGAAAATTTCCCCTTCCGATGTGCCTAACAAAACTCCCTTGTCTGTCTTTTTCTAAATTGTTTTTTACCTTTGCTGCCAAACACTACTTGAAGACTTACTAATTTTATTGGCTTTTGCAGCAAGGAAAGGAGTAAACTGGTCGTAGTTGTAAAGGGATTTGCATTTCAAGCATGGCACTTGGTTCTCTTTATGCATGTGCACTGCAAAATGGCGTGCTTCTCCCAAAATGTTCGAAAACTTATGCCATCAATTGTCATTGGGAATCTCATCAAAAACTTGTAGGTCCTCATTCAAGGGTTATATCTAGGAACCCGACGTCAAGTACCTCAACTTTTCTAAGTTTATCACAATGTTCACTATTTTCTGCTGCTGATTGTTGTCAGAAAACAGAATGGGTATCATGTAGGAAGGGCAAAACATCAGATTTTGTTGatattcaaaaaccaaattcaTTTTTAGAGGGTGAGAAATTCCAGCTTAATCATGTAATAGAAGCACAGCAATTTGATCGTGAAATTCTTAGTGCTATCTTTGAGGTAGCTCGTGAAATGGAAAAGATTGAGAAAACCTCACTTGGTGCAAGTCTTTTGAAGGGCTATTTGATGGCCACATTATTTTATGAGCCTTCAACTAGAACTAGGCTTTCATTTGAGTCTGCCATGAAACGTTTGGGTGGAGAAGTTTTGACAACAGAAAATGCAAGAGAATTTTCTTCCGCATCTAAAGGAGAAACATTAGAAGGTATGCATGCATTCTGTGATGTCACTCGATTTGATTGATTGTAGATTAGTGAATGAGTTTTGTTACTTTAATACGCAGATACAATAAGAACCGTTGAAGGTTATTCTGATATTATTGTCATGAGACATTTTGAGCGTGGAGCAGCGATAAGAGCTGCCTCAACTGCAACTATTCCTGTCATTAATGCAGGAGATGGCCCAGGAGAGCATCCAACTCAGGTGAATGTTCTAAATTACTTTTACTTGATATCTACGTTAGCTCATTTTTTGGGTTCATCAGTTATGTCAGAGTATCTTTTAGGTTGTATTGTCAACCTTGGTGAGTTGGCTGACTGGTCAGCAGTTAGCTGCAATGGGTGAGGCCTGCCTGAACCCAACTTGTTATTGAAAAGATGGGCCTGGCCTTGACCCAAGCTTCAGCCAGGTTGGTCGAACACAGGCCTAGTGCACATAGACAGGGTTCGGGATTAAAAGTGTGTTCAGAAAATCTGGCCTGACATGCTCTCAAGAAGCTACATTTTTGTACAATAAGAATGCCCACCCTGGTTATATCCTTGAATATTAGTGAATAGCTTAAGGTGTTCCTTAGCCACTGGCATATGGACATAGTTTTAACCCTAGATTAGTGTTATGAATTGGTGCAATTTCATCATGAAGAAGTagaggaattttttttcaaagcatGTCTATTTTGGTTGGAGTGTCAGAGTGGTAAAAGGTGTACCATTTTTGGTCTTTGGCCCTTCCTTCACCTAGAATTTACTCTTCTGCTGTTAAGTACTTGGAATGGTGGGTTTTGTGCACTTCAAGTATATACAGgtttaattatgtttttttggTTTGGGATTCCTTAGTTGACCTGATTCATTAGTCGGGCTTGGGTCACAGAACCTAAATCAAGCTCAGCGTGAATTAGATGCATGCCAAGCTCAAGCCAAGTCATGACAAGCCGATCACAATACCAAGCCTATACCTGGGTCAGCTATGCACGGCCTTAGTCCATGGCTAGTTGGCTAGTCATGGCCATGTAGTTGATAGGAATGCGAACCATGGACTAGCAAACCAACTAGATAGACTAGTCCCTGCTACTGTGAACGACTAGTGGATATGTACGTTTCCTTTGTATGTCTATGTATGtgtattttatgcatttttgttCAAGGTTTTTAAATCCAGCAACTTGAGTTTCAACTTGGAGTGAATTGAATTGTGTTTTGCTCGGTTAACCAGTGTCTCATTTGGTTTTAACAACTACactttttttgtataaaacatGTTTATACATGTATGTAATAGTGTTTTTATTCATTAAGtgtttaccatttttcttttgaccaagTTGATGACTGAGTCACCTAGTCTACTCAGTTAACTAGTCACCGAGTCAAGTCAATCAACTCAGTGGAGTTATCAatgttcttttttaatatttatatgtgtgtgtatatgttcatatatgtgtgcatgtgcacgTGTGTTTAACCTCAACCTGGTTAAAAATGGAAAAGCGAGGAATTGACAAGATTTGACTGAGTCATGGGATAACCAGGACAAGTCATCTGAGCTTTTGCAGAACGAAAGGTTGATTTAACAGAGTTGTTTGTGCATGTATTTTCTCATATTTCTTTAGAGTTTGGATTACACATAAAAGATGCATACACTACCAATAACGTAATTATAGTCGACATTTGcatttcatatatattcatAATATCATATACATTTATTATATCAATGTTGTGATATCAAAGATTGTTTACATATACAAATATACTTTTTGCGAAAAATGTTGCCAAAAGCAGGCTGAGTCACCAAGTTGACCCAGTCACTCATGAGCCAATTAACTCTGAGTTGAGTCCTGATTCATTGGGTTTTAAAGCCTTAGTGAGAGGTAAAATTAGAAGATTAcatgtttttataattaaacATGCTAAATTCGAGCATTAACCTCAGTGAGATATGCTGTCTCCTTATCTGTTTCTGTGTTTCTATTCATAACCTTTGATGAAccaaaaaactagaaaaagatAATTGGGAAACTGATCCTT
Coding sequences:
- the LOC116257333 gene encoding aspartate carbamoyltransferase, chloroplastic isoform X2, coding for MALGSLYACALQNGVLLPKCSKTYAINCHWESHQKLKTEWVSCRKGKTSDFVDIQKPNSFLEGEKFQLNHVIEAQQFDREILSAIFEVAREMEKIEKTSLGASLLKGYLMATLFYEPSTRTRLSFESAMKRLGGEVLTTENAREFSSASKGETLEDTIRTVEGYSDIIVMRHFERGAAIRAASTATIPVINAGDGPGEHPTQALLDVYTIEREIGRLDGIKVGLVGDLANGRTVRSLAYLLAKYQDVKIYFVAPDVVKMKDDIKNYLTSKGVEWEESADLMEVASKCDVVYQTRIQRERFGDRLDLYDKARGKYTVDKKVMGVLQKHSVIMHPLPRLDEITVDVDDDPRAAYFRQAKNGLFIRMALLKLLLLGW
- the LOC116257333 gene encoding aspartate carbamoyltransferase, chloroplastic isoform X1, with protein sequence MALGSLYACALQNGVLLPKCSKTYAINCHWESHQKLVGPHSRVISRNPTSSTSTFLSLSQCSLFSAADCCQKTEWVSCRKGKTSDFVDIQKPNSFLEGEKFQLNHVIEAQQFDREILSAIFEVAREMEKIEKTSLGASLLKGYLMATLFYEPSTRTRLSFESAMKRLGGEVLTTENAREFSSASKGETLEDTIRTVEGYSDIIVMRHFERGAAIRAASTATIPVINAGDGPGEHPTQALLDVYTIEREIGRLDGIKVGLVGDLANGRTVRSLAYLLAKYQDVKIYFVAPDVVKMKDDIKNYLTSKGVEWEESADLMEVASKCDVVYQTRIQRERFGDRLDLYDKARGKYTVDKKVMGVLQKHSVIMHPLPRLDEITVDVDDDPRAAYFRQAKNGLFIRMALLKLLLLGW